Proteins encoded together in one Tripterygium wilfordii isolate XIE 37 chromosome 14, ASM1340144v1, whole genome shotgun sequence window:
- the LOC120014625 gene encoding gibberellin 2-beta-dioxygenase-like — MVVLSQPAVLDPLSIIKTCKPTSVFNGIPEIDLKDPEAKTLIVKACEEFGFFKLVNHGVPLNFMTRLEDRALNFFSLSQFEKDKAGPPDPFGYGSKRIGPNGDVGWIEYLLLNTNPHINSHKTLAIFRENPEVFRSAVEDYILAVKSVACEVLELIADGLGIKPRNALSRLLKDEKSDSCFRLNHYPPCPELQALSGRNLIGFGEHTDPQIISVLRSNTTSGLQICLRDGSWVSVPSDHSSFFINIGDSLQVMTNGRLRSVKHRVLTDTKSSRISMIYFGAPPLNEKIAPLPSLMEQREGESLYKEFTWSEYKNSAYKSRLADYRLGLFEKTTSTIH, encoded by the exons ATGGTTGTTCTATCGCAACCTGCAGTACTAGACCCGTTATCCATAATCAAAACATGCAAACCCACAAGTGTTTTCAATGGAATTCCAGAAATAGACCTCAAAGACCCTGAAGCCAAGACTCTAATAGTCAAGGCCTGTGAAGAGTTCGGCTTCTTCAAGCTTGTCAATCATGGCGTCCCTTTAAATTTCATGACCAGATTAGAAGACCGAGCTTTGAATTTCTTTAGCCTCTCCCAGTTTGAGAAAGACAAGGCTGGCCCTCCTGATCCTTTCGGTTATGGCAGCAAGAGAATTGGTCCTAACGGCGATGTTGGTTGGATTGAGTATCTCCTCCTCAACACCAATCCCCATATCAATTCCCACAAAACCCTCGCGATCTTCCGCGAAAACCCAGAAGTTTTCCG TTCTGCAGTCGAAGACTACATATTAGCTGTGAAAAGCGTGGCGTGTGAGGTATTGGAATTGATCGCAGATGGGTTGGGGATTAAGCCAAGGAATGCGTTGAGTAGGCTATTGAAGGACGAGAAGAGTGACTCGTGTTTCCGGCTAAACCATTATCCACCATGTCCAGAACTGCAAGCATTGAGTGGTCGTAATTTGATTGGATTCGGGGAGCACACGGACCCGCAAATAATATCTGTATTAAGATCCAACACGACATCAGGCCTGCAAATCTGTCTCAGAGACGGGTCCTGGGTTTCAGTCCCATCTGATCACTCGTCCTTTTTCATCAATATTGGTGACTCCCTCCAG GTGATGACTAATGGAAGGCTACGGAGTGTAAAGCACAGAGTACTGACTGACACAAAGAGTTCAAGGATTTCAATGATTTACTTTGGAGCTCCACCTCTAAATGAAAAGATAGCACCTTTACCTTCACTAATGGAacaaagagaaggagagagtttATACAAGGAATTCACATGGTCTGAATACAAAAACTCTGCTTACAAGTCAAGGTTGGCTGATTACAGGCTCGGACTCTTTGAGAAAACCACCTCCACAATCCATTGA
- the LOC120014396 gene encoding katanin p60 ATPase-containing subunit A-like 2 isoform X1 encodes MTDEPLSTRWSFQDFKMFYDAKFGRKKAPQSENGEVPHTAVSNGSSSGMTANGNGYVTDRPAMAIYEQYRNQDRSSTHSNGVLSNGSEEKPQKSLLPPFESVEMRNLAESLSRDIIRGSPDVKWESIKGLENAKRLLKEAVVMPIKYPKYFTGLLSPWKGILLFGPPGTGKTMLAKAVATECNTTFFNISASSVVSKWRGDSEKLVKVLFELARHHAPSTIFLDEIDAIISQRGEARSEHEASRRLKTELLIQMDGLMRTEELVFVLAATNLPWELDAAMLRRLEKRILVPLPEPEARRAMFGELLPSQPDEDELPYDLLVERTEGYSGSDIRLLCKETAMQPLRRLMAVLETRQDVVPDDELPKVGPIRYEDIEAALKNTRPSAHLHAHRYEKFNDDYGSQILE; translated from the exons ATGACGGATGAACCATTATCGACTCGCTGGTCCTTTCAG gattttaaaatgttttatgaTGCCAAGTTTGGGAGAAAGAAGGCTCCACAGTCGGAAAATGGTGAAGTCCCTCATACAGCAGTGTCGAATGGGAGTTCTTCTGGCATGACTGCAAATGGGAATGGATATGTGACGGACAGACCAGCCATGGCCATATACGAGCAGTACAGAAACCAG GACCGGAGCTCCACTCACTCAAATGGAGTTTTATCTAATGGATCTGAGGAGAAACC GCAGAAGTCTTTGCTTCCTCCTTTTGAATCTGTGGAGATGCGTAATTTAGCGGAGAGTTTAAGTAG GGATATCATTCGTGGCAGTCCGGATGTTAAGTGGGAAAGCATCAAGGGTTTGGAGAATGCCAAACGCTTACTTAAAGAAGCTGTCGTCATGCCGATAAAATATCCTAA ATACTTTACAGGTCTTCTATCACCATGGAAAGGTATTCTCCTTTTCGGGCCTCCCGGTACAGGAAAG ACAATGCTTGCAAAGGCAGTCGCGACTGAGTGCAATACCACATTTTTCAATATTTCAGCATCATCAGTCGTCAGCAAGTGGCGTG GTGATTCAGAGAAGTTGGTGAAGGTGTTGTTTGAGCTTGCTAGACACCATGCACCATCAACAATATTTCTTGATGAAATTGATGCGATCATAAGTCAGCGTGGTGAAGCTCGCAGTGAGCATGAAGCCAGTAGGCGTTTGAAAACTGAGCTACTCATACAG ATGGATGGTTTGATGCGGACAGAAGAACTTGTTTTCGTACTGGCGGCAACTAATCTCCCTTGGGAACTGGATGCAGCCATGCTCAGGCGTCTTGAGAAACGA ATCCTTGTACCGCTTCCTGAACCAGAAGCAAGAAGAGCCATGTTTGGGGAACTTTTGCCTTCACAGCCAGATGAGGATGAGCTTCCATATGATTTATTGGTGGAAAGGACAGAAGGTTATTCAGGTTCAGATATTAGGCTTCTGTGCAAAGAGACTGCGATGCAGCCCCTTAGACGCTTGATGGCAGTCCTTGAAACCAGACAAGATGTGGTGCCCGACGATG AGTTGCCAAAGGTTGGGCCCATTAGATATGAAGATATAGAAGCTgctttgaagaacactagacCCTCTGCTCATCTCCATGCCCATCGTTATGAAAAGTTCAATGATGATTACGGTAGTCAAATACTTGAGTGA
- the LOC120014396 gene encoding katanin p60 ATPase-containing subunit A-like 2 isoform X2 translates to MTDEPLSTRWSFQFGRKKAPQSENGEVPHTAVSNGSSSGMTANGNGYVTDRPAMAIYEQYRNQDRSSTHSNGVLSNGSEEKPQKSLLPPFESVEMRNLAESLSRDIIRGSPDVKWESIKGLENAKRLLKEAVVMPIKYPKYFTGLLSPWKGILLFGPPGTGKTMLAKAVATECNTTFFNISASSVVSKWRGDSEKLVKVLFELARHHAPSTIFLDEIDAIISQRGEARSEHEASRRLKTELLIQMDGLMRTEELVFVLAATNLPWELDAAMLRRLEKRILVPLPEPEARRAMFGELLPSQPDEDELPYDLLVERTEGYSGSDIRLLCKETAMQPLRRLMAVLETRQDVVPDDELPKVGPIRYEDIEAALKNTRPSAHLHAHRYEKFNDDYGSQILE, encoded by the exons ATGACGGATGAACCATTATCGACTCGCTGGTCCTTTCAG TTTGGGAGAAAGAAGGCTCCACAGTCGGAAAATGGTGAAGTCCCTCATACAGCAGTGTCGAATGGGAGTTCTTCTGGCATGACTGCAAATGGGAATGGATATGTGACGGACAGACCAGCCATGGCCATATACGAGCAGTACAGAAACCAG GACCGGAGCTCCACTCACTCAAATGGAGTTTTATCTAATGGATCTGAGGAGAAACC GCAGAAGTCTTTGCTTCCTCCTTTTGAATCTGTGGAGATGCGTAATTTAGCGGAGAGTTTAAGTAG GGATATCATTCGTGGCAGTCCGGATGTTAAGTGGGAAAGCATCAAGGGTTTGGAGAATGCCAAACGCTTACTTAAAGAAGCTGTCGTCATGCCGATAAAATATCCTAA ATACTTTACAGGTCTTCTATCACCATGGAAAGGTATTCTCCTTTTCGGGCCTCCCGGTACAGGAAAG ACAATGCTTGCAAAGGCAGTCGCGACTGAGTGCAATACCACATTTTTCAATATTTCAGCATCATCAGTCGTCAGCAAGTGGCGTG GTGATTCAGAGAAGTTGGTGAAGGTGTTGTTTGAGCTTGCTAGACACCATGCACCATCAACAATATTTCTTGATGAAATTGATGCGATCATAAGTCAGCGTGGTGAAGCTCGCAGTGAGCATGAAGCCAGTAGGCGTTTGAAAACTGAGCTACTCATACAG ATGGATGGTTTGATGCGGACAGAAGAACTTGTTTTCGTACTGGCGGCAACTAATCTCCCTTGGGAACTGGATGCAGCCATGCTCAGGCGTCTTGAGAAACGA ATCCTTGTACCGCTTCCTGAACCAGAAGCAAGAAGAGCCATGTTTGGGGAACTTTTGCCTTCACAGCCAGATGAGGATGAGCTTCCATATGATTTATTGGTGGAAAGGACAGAAGGTTATTCAGGTTCAGATATTAGGCTTCTGTGCAAAGAGACTGCGATGCAGCCCCTTAGACGCTTGATGGCAGTCCTTGAAACCAGACAAGATGTGGTGCCCGACGATG AGTTGCCAAAGGTTGGGCCCATTAGATATGAAGATATAGAAGCTgctttgaagaacactagacCCTCTGCTCATCTCCATGCCCATCGTTATGAAAAGTTCAATGATGATTACGGTAGTCAAATACTTGAGTGA
- the LOC120014814 gene encoding glucan endo-1,3-beta-glucosidase 14-like, translated as MASWCIRTGLIHVFLLFSITFSDYGLIQGVDSLGINYGQIGNNLPSPDKVLNLLSSLKLTKVRIYDTNPQILTAFAKSNVELIVTVENQMLSTLMDPQQALQWVNTHIRPYVPATKITGIDVGNEVFTGDDTTLIQNLVPAMVSIHAALVQLGLGNYIKVSSPHSLAVLANSFPPSAGSFKSEVSGVMIQFLQFLLSTNSPFWINAYPYFAYKDDPNRISLDYVLFNRNPGMIDPITKLHYDNMLYAQVDAVLFAMARLGFNRIEVRVSETGWPSKGDANEVGATVQNAAAYNRNILRRQLANEGTPLRPTMRLETYLFALFNEDMKPGPTSERNYGLFQPDESMVYNVGLTALISHPSSTSSATISLTSSATKAANKEYQSWSMFVILLTLQVFMRRPY; from the exons ATTATGGTTTGATACAAGGAGTGGATTCTCTTGGTATCAATTATGGCCAAATTGGTAACAATTTGCCGTCGCCGGACAAGGTTCTTAATCTCTTAAGCTCCCTTAAGCTTACAAAAGTTAGAATCTATGACACCAACCCACAAATTCTGACAGCATTTGCAAAGTCCAATGTTGAGCTTATTGTCACAGTTGAAAACCAAATGTTGTCAACTTTAATGGACCCTCAACAAGCCCTTCAATGGGTTAATACCCACATCAGGCCTTACGTTCCTGCAACAAAAATCACCGGAATCGATGTTGGCAACGAGGTTTTCACCGGCGACGACACGACACTGATACAGAATCTTGTTCCTGCTATGGTCAGCATTCATGCTGCTCTGGTTCAATTAGGCTTAGGAAACTACATTAAAGTCTCTTCACCACATTCACTTGCTGTATTAGCCAATTCATTCCCTCCTTCTGCTGGTAGTTTCAAGAGTGAAGTTTCAGGGGTCATGATACAATTCTTGCAATTCTTGTTAAGCACAAATTCACCATTTTGGATCAATGCCTATCCTTATTTTGCATACAAGGATGATCCCAATAGAATCTCTCTGGATTACGTTCTCTTCAATCGTAATCCTGGGATGATTGATCCCATCACAAAATTACACTACGACAACATGCTTTATGCACAAGTAGATGCAGTTCTATTTGCCATGGCAAGGTTGGGTTTCAATAGGATTGAAGTTAGAGTCTCTGAGACCGGGTGGCCATCGAAAGGCGACGCGAATGAAGTCGGTGCCACCGTACAGAATGCAGCGGCATACAATAGGAATATACTGAGAAGACAATTAGCTAATGAAGGTACTCCTCTGAGGCCTACCATGAGGCTTGAAACGTATCTGTTTGCTCTGTTCAATGAGGATATGAAGCCCGGACCGACATCGGAGAGGAACTATGGTCTTTTTCAACCAGACGAATCCATGGTTTACAATGTTGGTCTCACTGCCTTGATCTCACATCCTTCATCAACATCATCTGCCACCATTTCTCTTACTTCCTCTGCTACTAAG GCTGCAAACAAGGAATATCAAAGCTGGTCGATGTTTGTGATTTTGCTGACCCTCCAAGTTTTTATGAGAAGACCATATTAA